One Falco biarmicus isolate bFalBia1 chromosome 9, bFalBia1.pri, whole genome shotgun sequence genomic region harbors:
- the RABEPK gene encoding rab9 effector protein with kelch motifs isoform X2 — translation MGLRALPLLEPGRRPQPTKWYRLSPRGERPRGRVGHGCLFLPGGGPGRVLLLGGADPAGAFADAHFVELEMGTWKSPEVRGLPPLPRTFHTSSAAIGDCLYVFGGGEKGAEPVQDQQLHVFDTATLSWSQPDTHGDPPSPRHGHVVVAVGTKLFIHGGLAGDTFYNDLFCIDTNDMRWVKIPATGDVPGGRASHSSAVFKDHLYIFGGIGPAGTLDTTYKYHTERQQWTLLQFDSPLPAGRLDHAMCIIPWQAAKSGGTSTWEDKAGDESPVLVGSNGGPLQQGQDKGCAEGAVVHLLFVFGGMDTQGEIYRDCVVSLIE, via the exons ATGGGCCTGCGGGCGCTGCCGCTGCTGGAGCCAGGCCGCCGCCCGCAGCCGACCAAGTG GTACCGGTTGTCTCCGCGCGGTGAGCGGCCCCGCGGGCGCGTGGGCCACGGCTGCCTCTTCCtgcccggcggcggccccggccgcgTCCTCCTCCTGGGTGGCGCCGACCCCGCCGGCGCCTTTGCGGACGCCCACTTCGTGGAGCTGG aaatggGAACCTGGAAGAGTCCTGAAGTGAGAGGCCTGCCGCCACTGCCTAGGACGTTTCACACATCCTCAGCAGCTATAGGAGACTGTCTGTATGTGTTtggagggggagagaaaggagCAGAACCGGTTCAAGACCAGCAGCTGCATGTGTTTGACACTG CCACCTTGTCCTGGTCCCAGCCGGATACTCACGGTGATCCCCCTTCTCCTCGGCACGGGCACGTTGTGGTTGCAGTTGGGACCAAACTGTTCATCCACGGTGGTTTAGCTGGAGACACTTTTTACAATGATCTGTTCTGCATTGATACAA ATGATATGAGGTGGGTTAAGATCCCAGCCACTGGCGATGTCCCAGGAGGACGGGCATCCCACTCATCAGCCGTGTTTAAGGATCACTTGTACATTTTTGGTGGGATAGGCCCAGCTGGGACACTAGACACTACATACAAGTATCACACAG agaggcagcagtggACGCTCCTACAGTTTGATTCCCCGCTGCCTGCTGGGAGGCTGGACCATGCTATGTGCATCATTCCCTGGCAGGCTGCGAAGAGTGGAGGCACCAGCACCTGGGAAGACAAAGCTGGGGATGAGTCAcctgtgctggtgggcagcaacGGTGGccccctgcagcagggccaggatAAGGGGTGTGCTGAGGGTGCAGTTGTGCACCTGCTGTTTGTATTTGGTGGGATGGACACACAGGGGGAAATATACAGGGACTGTGTGGTCAGTCTGATTGAATAG
- the ARPC5L gene encoding actin-related protein 2/3 complex subunit 5-like protein isoform X2 produces the protein MARSTLSSRFRRLDIDQYDENRFVEEPEEAAAAEPDASPEVEALLRQGDALRAFHAALRSAPGNARSQAMKEQAQGTMLKVLTSFKSSEIEQAVNSLDRNGIDLLMKYIYKGFEKPTENSSAILLQWHEKALAVGGLGSIVRVLTARKTV, from the exons ATGGCGCGGAGCACGCTCTCCTCCCGCTTCCGCCGCCTCGACATCGACCAGTACGACGAGAACCGGTTCGTGGAGGAGCCCGAGGAAGCGGCGGCGGCCGAGCCCGACGCCAGCCCCGAGGTGGAGGCGCTGCTGAGGCA AGGGGACGCGCTGCGCGCCTTCCACGCCGCCCTGAGGAGCGCGCCGGGCAACGCGAGGAGCCAGGCGATGAAG GAGCAGGCCCAGGGAACCATGCTTAAAGTCCtcacatcttttaaaagcagtgaaatagAACAAGCAGTGAATTCCTTAGACAGAAATGGCATTGACTTGTTAATGAAGTACATTTATAAAGGATTtgaaaagccaacagaaaataGCAGTGCAATATTACTTCAGTGGCATGAAAAG GCATTAGCAGTAGGTGGACTAGGTTCCATTGTAAGAGTTCTTACAGCAAGAAAGACTGTTTAA
- the GOLGA1 gene encoding golgin subfamily A member 1 isoform X2 — protein sequence MFAKLKKKIAEEAAIAPRPGGAARIPRSVSKESITSVGADSGDDFASDGSSSREDLSSQLFRRNEQIRKLEVKLSDYADQIRNLQKIKEKLENALEKHQDSSMRKFQEQNEAHQASRAKMAEGMALALEKKDQEWTEKLGQVEKEKKMLETQLQEMREQSLNLFQKRDEIDELEGFQQQEIAKVKHMEESLSKTEQELEMCARELTHTKEVLQDASKESSGLRKDLQELQQQFLELEAQRDELMTAETNAENKITALELREQELQTVIQQLSVDLQNARVAGTGCEKRLEMLRVEHESLKVEYEQHKQKMTLEFAERNKLAEQLQEKVSSLEKKLERNLSGDEHVQELLKEKTTLEQKLDETRQQVLTDRTHHTETVNRLETQNKELEQKLQIAAEALKKSKEAAAEQDLKIQKLQTDLEDERSKLQQQILNEKHQYDQKVTGLESQIAALETAWEFDKTAAQQKITQLEKENKSLNKSREEYESSLTKQESELNRLKNELSSRETVSIEIAKALEETRKQREELQQQVSHMASLIKEKDQLIEEKGDMLLKQKEELNQLSQDREAVLLQMHQLQSDIEASNSQAVEKEETARKEIDELKLQIQECLLAREHEKNALELEESMSTSNNKHFHSPENRVVEQNGEVAAADIIQLQKDNRELEQQIAEKNKMIKQLQQRMTELKKTLQKELKIRPDGEVLEVREKANSEVPNASVTVTNNSDLNDSREINFEYLKHVVLKFMSCRESEAFHLIKAVSVLLNFSQEEENMLKETLEYKMSWFGSKPSPKGSIRPSISSPRTLWP from the exons atgtttgcaaaattgAAGAAGAAGATAGCAGAAGAGGCCGCTATTGCTCCCAGGCCAGGAGGAGCTGCCCGGATCCCCAGGTCTGTCAGTAAGGAGTCAATTACGTCCGTGGGAGCAGACTCCGGAGATGACTTT GCTTCTGATGGAAGCAGCTCTAGAGAGGATCTTTCATCCCAGTTGTTCAgaagaaatgaacaaataaGAAAACTGGAGGTCAAGCTGTCTG ATTATGCTGATCAGATCCGAAACTTACAGAAGATAAAAGAGAAGCTTGAAAATGCATTAGAAAAGCATCAGGATT CCTCCATGAGGAAGTTTCAGGAGCAGAATGAGGCTCATCAAGCCAGTCGAGCCAAGATGGCTGAAGGAATGGCTTTGGCCTTAGAAAAAAAGGACCAG GAGTGGACGGAAAAACTGGGTCAAGTTGAAAAG gaaaaaaaaatgcttgaaacaCAGTTACAAGAAATGAGGGAGCAGAGTTTGAACCTCTTTCAAAAAAGAGATGAAATTGATGAACTGGAGGGCTTTCAACAGCAGGAAATTGCCAAAGTTAAACACATG gaagaatctCTGAGCAAAACTGAGCAGGAACTAGAGATGTGCGCTCGAGAACTAACCCACACTAAAGAGGTGCTTCAGGATGCAAGCAAGGAGTCATCGGGCCTCAGGAAAGATCTTCAAGAGTTGCAGCAGCAGTTCTTGGAGCTAGAGGCACAGAG AGATGAACTAATGACAGCTGagacaaatgcagaaaataagatCACTGCTCTGGAGTTAAGAGAACAGGAGCTACAAACTGTCATTCAGCAGCTTTCTGTAGACTTGCAAAAT GCTCGAGTTGCTGGTACTGGTTGTGAGAAGAGACTGGAAATGCTACGGGTGGAGCATGAATCTCTGAAGGTGGAATACGAACAACACAAGCAAAAG ATGACTCTTGAATTTGCTGAGAGGAATAAACTTGCTGaacagctgcaggaaaaagtgtcttccttagaaaaaaagctagaaagaaatctttcaggGGATGAACATGTGCAGGAACTACTCAAAGAG AAAACTACTCTTGAGCAGAAACTGGATGAAACTAGGCAGCAGGTACTAACAGACAGAACGCATCACACTGAGACTGTGAACCGATTGGAAACACAG AATAAAGAACTGGAACAAAAACTACAAATTGCAGCAGAAGCATTGAAAAAGAGCaaggaagcagctgctgaacaGGATCTGAAGATCCAGAAATTG CAAACTGATCTAGAGGATGAAAGAAGTAAACTACAGCAACAGATTTTGAATGAGAAACATCAGTACGATCAGAAAGTTACTGGGCTGGAGTCTCAAATTGCTGCTCTTGAAACAGCTTGGGAATTTGATAAAACAGCTGCTCAGCAAAAGATT acccagctggaaaaagaaaataaaagtcttaacaaaagcagagaagagtaTGAGAGCTCTTTAACAAAGCAAGAGTCTGAATTGAACAGGCTAAAG aacgAATTGAGCAGCAGAGAGACTGTCAGCATTGAAATTGCTAAAGCATTGGAAGAAACACGAAAACAGAGAGAGGAATTACAACAGCAG GTTTCACATATGGCTTccttaataaaggaaaaagaccAGCTGATTGAGGAAAAAGGTGATATGcttctgaaacagaaggaagaactAAACCAACTCAGTCAAG ATCGTGAAGCTGTCTTGCTGCAAATGCATCAGTTGCAATCTGACATAGAAGCCAGTAATAGCCAAGCagtggagaaagaagaaacagcaagaaaggaaaTTGATGAACTGAAGTTGCAGATACAGGAGTGCCTGCTAGCCAGAGaacatgagaaaaat GCTTTAGAACTGGAGGAATCGATGAGCACATCCAACAACAAGCATTTCCATTCTCCAGAAAATCGTGTGGTGGAACAGAATGGAGAGGTAGCAGCTGCAGACATCATTCAACTTCAGAAAGATAACAGAGAGCTGGAACAGCAAATTGCTGAGAAGAACAAG ATGATAAAGCAGCTACAGCAAAGAATGACAGAACTCAAGAAAACCCTCCAGAAAGAGTTG aaaataaggCCTGATGGTGAGGTACTCGAAGTACgtgaaaaagcaaattctgaaGTGCCTAATGCTTCTGTGACTGTCACGAACAACTCTGATTTAAATGATTCAAGGGAGATAAACTTTGAATACCTTAAACATGTTGTCCTAAAGTTCATGTCCTGCCGGGAATCTGAG gCATTTCATCTAATTAAAGCTGTGTCTGTGTTACTGAATTTTtcacaagaggaagaaaacatgctTAAAGAAACTTTGGAGTACAAG ATGTCATGGTTCGGGTCAAAGCCATCTCCTAAAGGCAGTATCCGGCCGTCTATCTCGAGCCCAAGGACACTGTGGCCTTAA
- the ARPC5L gene encoding actin-related protein 2/3 complex subunit 5-like protein isoform X1, producing MARSTLSSRFRRLDIDQYDENRFVEEPEEAAAAEPDASPEVEALLRHRGDALRAFHAALRSAPGNARSQAMKEQAQGTMLKVLTSFKSSEIEQAVNSLDRNGIDLLMKYIYKGFEKPTENSSAILLQWHEKALAVGGLGSIVRVLTARKTV from the exons ATGGCGCGGAGCACGCTCTCCTCCCGCTTCCGCCGCCTCGACATCGACCAGTACGACGAGAACCGGTTCGTGGAGGAGCCCGAGGAAGCGGCGGCGGCCGAGCCCGACGCCAGCCCCGAGGTGGAGGCGCTGCTGAGGCA CAGAGGGGACGCGCTGCGCGCCTTCCACGCCGCCCTGAGGAGCGCGCCGGGCAACGCGAGGAGCCAGGCGATGAAG GAGCAGGCCCAGGGAACCATGCTTAAAGTCCtcacatcttttaaaagcagtgaaatagAACAAGCAGTGAATTCCTTAGACAGAAATGGCATTGACTTGTTAATGAAGTACATTTATAAAGGATTtgaaaagccaacagaaaataGCAGTGCAATATTACTTCAGTGGCATGAAAAG GCATTAGCAGTAGGTGGACTAGGTTCCATTGTAAGAGTTCTTACAGCAAGAAAGACTGTTTAA
- the HSPA5 gene encoding endoplasmic reticulum chaperone BiP, which yields MRHLVLALLLLGAARADDEEKKEDVGTVVGIDLGTTYSCVGVFKNGRVEIIANDQGNRITPSYVAFTPEGERLIGDAAKNQLTSNPENTVFDAKRLIGRTWNDPSVQQDIKYLPFKVVEKKAKPHIQVDVGGGQTKTFAPEEISAMVLTKMKETAEAYLGKKVTHAVVTVPAYFNDAQRQATKDAGTIAGLNVMRIINEPTAAAIAYGLDKREGEKNILVFDLGGGTFDVSLLTIDNGVFEVVATNGDTHLGGEDFDQRVMEHFIKLYKKKTGKDVRKDNRAVQKLRREVEKAKRALSSQHQARIEIESFFEGEDFSETLTRAKFEELNMDLFRSTMKPVQKVLEDSDLKKSDIDEIVLVGGSTRIPKIQQLVKEFFNGKEPSRGINPDEAVAYGAAVQAGVLSGDQDTGDLVLLDVCPLTLGIETVGGVMTKLIPRNTVVPTKKSQIFSTASDNQPTVTIKVYEGERPLTKDNHLLGTFDLTGIPPAPRGVPQIEVTFEIDVNGILRVTAEDKGTGNKNKITITNDQNRLTPEEIERMVNDAEKFAEEDKKLKERIDARNELESYAYSLKNQIGDKEKLGGKLSSEDKETIEKAVEEKIEWLESHQDADIEDFKAKKKELEEVVQPIVSKLYGSAGPPPGEEEAAEKDEL from the exons ATGAGGCACCTCGTGTTAgcgttgctgctgctgggcgcCGCGCGGGCGGACGAcgaggagaagaaggaggatgTGGGCACGGTGGTGGGCATCGACCTCGGCACCACCTACTCCTG tgtgGGCGTCTTCAAGAATGGCCGCGTGGAAATCATCGCCAACGACCAGGGGAACCGTATCACGCCGTCCTACGTGGCGTTCACGCCTGAGGGCGAGCGCTTGATCGGGGACGCTGCCAAGAACCAGCTTACCTCCAACCCCGAGAACACAGTGTTTGATGCGAAGCGGCTCATTGGCCGCACCTGGAACGACCCCTCTGTGCAACAGGATATCAAGTACTTGCCATTCAAG GTTGttgaaaaaaaagccaagcccCATATTCAAGTTGATGTTGGAGGTGGACAGACAAAAACATTTGCTCCTGAAGAAATTTCTGCTATGGTCCTAACAAAGATGAAGGAAACTGCTGAGGCTTATCTGGGGAAGAAA GTTACCCACGCTGTTGTTACTGTGCCAGCTTACTTCAATGATGCTCAGCGTCAGGCTACAAAAGATGCTGGTACTATTGCAGGGTTGAATGTGATGCGAATCATCAATGAGCC aactgctgctgccattgctTATGGATTGGACAAGAGAGAGGGTGAAAAGAATATCCTTGTGTTCGACTTGGGTGGTGGAACTTTTGATGTATCCCTCCTCACAATTGACAATGGAGTCTTTGAAGTTGTGGCTACTAATGGTGACACTCACCTGGGTGGAGAAGACTTTGACCAACGTGTTATGGAACACTTCATCAAACTCtacaagaagaaaactggaaaagatgtCAGGAAGGATAACAGAGCTGTGCAGAAGTTAAGGCGGGAAGTGGAGAAAGCAAAGCGAGCCTTGTCGTCTCAGCACCAGGCTAGAATTGAAATAGAATCCTTCTTTGAAGGGGAGGATTTCTCAGAGACCCTTACTCGGGCCAAGTTTGAGGAGCTGAACATG GACCTGTTCCGTTCCACTATGAAGCCTGTTCAGAAAGTTCTGGAGGATTCTGACCTAAAGAAGTCTGATATAGATGAGATCGTTCTTGTTGGTGGCTCTACTCGCATCCCCAAAATACAGCAACTAGTTAAAGAGTTCTTCAATGGGAAAGAACCTTCTCGTGGCATTAACCCAGATGAGGCTGTAGCCTATGGTGCGGCTGTCCAGGCTGGTGTTCTCTCTGGGGACCAAGATACAG GTGACCTGGTGTTGCTTGATGTCTGTCCTCTGACACTTGGTATTGAGACTGTTGGAGGTGTAATGACCAAACTGATACCAAGGAATACTGTTGTTCCCACAAAGAAGTCTCAGATCTTCTCTACGGCTTCGGACAATCAGCCAACTGTGACAATCAAGGTCTATGAAG GTGAGCGTCCCCTCACAAAGGATAATCATCTTCTGGGAACTTTTGACCTCACTggcatccctcctgcccctcgTGGTGTCCCCCAGATTGAAGTTACCTTTGAAATAGATGTGAATGGAATCCTCCGGGTCACAGCTGAAGACAAAGGCACTGGGAACAAAAACAAGATCACTATTACAAATGATCAGAATCGCCTGACTCCAGAAGAGATTGAGAGGATGGTTAATGATGCAGAGAAATTTGCTGAGGAAGACAAGAAGCTTAAAGAACGCATTGATGCCCGGAATGAGCTGGAGAGCTATGCCTATTCTCTGAAGAATCAGATTGGGGACAAAGAGAAGCTGGGTGGCAAGCTGTCATCTGAAGATAAAGAAACAATAGAGAAAGCTGTAGAGGAAAAGATTGAGTGGCTTGAAAGCCATCAAGATGCAGACATAGAagacttcaaagcaaaaaagaaggagctggaggaagtTGTTCAGCCAATTGTTAGCAAGCTCTATGGAAGTGCAGGCCCTCCCCCTGgtgaagaggaagcagcagagaaggatGAGTTGTAG
- the RABEPK gene encoding rab9 effector protein with kelch motifs isoform X1: protein MGLRALPLLEPGRRPQPTKWYRLSPRGERPRGRVGHGCLFLPGGGPGRVLLLGGADPAGAFADAHFVELGAHRWAAAGWSGLRPRYEHATCLPAGSPPRLWVFGGAHPAGNRNCVQVLDLEMGTWKSPEVRGLPPLPRTFHTSSAAIGDCLYVFGGGEKGAEPVQDQQLHVFDTATLSWSQPDTHGDPPSPRHGHVVVAVGTKLFIHGGLAGDTFYNDLFCIDTNDMRWVKIPATGDVPGGRASHSSAVFKDHLYIFGGIGPAGTLDTTYKYHTERQQWTLLQFDSPLPAGRLDHAMCIIPWQAAKSGGTSTWEDKAGDESPVLVGSNGGPLQQGQDKGCAEGAVVHLLFVFGGMDTQGEIYRDCVVSLIE from the exons ATGGGCCTGCGGGCGCTGCCGCTGCTGGAGCCAGGCCGCCGCCCGCAGCCGACCAAGTG GTACCGGTTGTCTCCGCGCGGTGAGCGGCCCCGCGGGCGCGTGGGCCACGGCTGCCTCTTCCtgcccggcggcggccccggccgcgTCCTCCTCCTGGGTGGCGCCGACCCCGCCGGCGCCTTTGCGGACGCCCACTTCGTGGAGCTGG GCGCGCACCGCTGGGCCGCGGCCGGCTGGAGCGGGCTGCGGCCGCGCTACGAGCACGCCACCTGCCTgcccgccggcagccccccgcgcCTCTGGGTCTTCGGCGGTGCCCACCCGGCGGGGAACCGGAACTGCGTCCAGGTGCTGGACCTCG aaatggGAACCTGGAAGAGTCCTGAAGTGAGAGGCCTGCCGCCACTGCCTAGGACGTTTCACACATCCTCAGCAGCTATAGGAGACTGTCTGTATGTGTTtggagggggagagaaaggagCAGAACCGGTTCAAGACCAGCAGCTGCATGTGTTTGACACTG CCACCTTGTCCTGGTCCCAGCCGGATACTCACGGTGATCCCCCTTCTCCTCGGCACGGGCACGTTGTGGTTGCAGTTGGGACCAAACTGTTCATCCACGGTGGTTTAGCTGGAGACACTTTTTACAATGATCTGTTCTGCATTGATACAA ATGATATGAGGTGGGTTAAGATCCCAGCCACTGGCGATGTCCCAGGAGGACGGGCATCCCACTCATCAGCCGTGTTTAAGGATCACTTGTACATTTTTGGTGGGATAGGCCCAGCTGGGACACTAGACACTACATACAAGTATCACACAG agaggcagcagtggACGCTCCTACAGTTTGATTCCCCGCTGCCTGCTGGGAGGCTGGACCATGCTATGTGCATCATTCCCTGGCAGGCTGCGAAGAGTGGAGGCACCAGCACCTGGGAAGACAAAGCTGGGGATGAGTCAcctgtgctggtgggcagcaacGGTGGccccctgcagcagggccaggatAAGGGGTGTGCTGAGGGTGCAGTTGTGCACCTGCTGTTTGTATTTGGTGGGATGGACACACAGGGGGAAATATACAGGGACTGTGTGGTCAGTCTGATTGAATAG
- the GOLGA1 gene encoding golgin subfamily A member 1 isoform X1: MFAKLKKKIAEEAAIAPRPGGAARIPRSVSKESITSVGADSGDDFASDGSSSREDLSSQLFRRNEQIRKLEVKLSDYADQIRNLQKIKEKLENALEKHQDSSMRKFQEQNEAHQASRAKMAEGMALALEKKDQEWTEKLGQVEKEKKMLETQLQEMREQSLNLFQKRDEIDELEGFQQQEIAKVKHMLLKKEESLSKTEQELEMCARELTHTKEVLQDASKESSGLRKDLQELQQQFLELEAQRDELMTAETNAENKITALELREQELQTVIQQLSVDLQNARVAGTGCEKRLEMLRVEHESLKVEYEQHKQKMTLEFAERNKLAEQLQEKVSSLEKKLERNLSGDEHVQELLKEKTTLEQKLDETRQQVLTDRTHHTETVNRLETQNKELEQKLQIAAEALKKSKEAAAEQDLKIQKLQTDLEDERSKLQQQILNEKHQYDQKVTGLESQIAALETAWEFDKTAAQQKITQLEKENKSLNKSREEYESSLTKQESELNRLKNELSSRETVSIEIAKALEETRKQREELQQQVSHMASLIKEKDQLIEEKGDMLLKQKEELNQLSQDREAVLLQMHQLQSDIEASNSQAVEKEETARKEIDELKLQIQECLLAREHEKNALELEESMSTSNNKHFHSPENRVVEQNGEVAAADIIQLQKDNRELEQQIAEKNKMIKQLQQRMTELKKTLQKELKIRPDGEVLEVREKANSEVPNASVTVTNNSDLNDSREINFEYLKHVVLKFMSCRESEAFHLIKAVSVLLNFSQEEENMLKETLEYKMSWFGSKPSPKGSIRPSISSPRTLWP, encoded by the exons atgtttgcaaaattgAAGAAGAAGATAGCAGAAGAGGCCGCTATTGCTCCCAGGCCAGGAGGAGCTGCCCGGATCCCCAGGTCTGTCAGTAAGGAGTCAATTACGTCCGTGGGAGCAGACTCCGGAGATGACTTT GCTTCTGATGGAAGCAGCTCTAGAGAGGATCTTTCATCCCAGTTGTTCAgaagaaatgaacaaataaGAAAACTGGAGGTCAAGCTGTCTG ATTATGCTGATCAGATCCGAAACTTACAGAAGATAAAAGAGAAGCTTGAAAATGCATTAGAAAAGCATCAGGATT CCTCCATGAGGAAGTTTCAGGAGCAGAATGAGGCTCATCAAGCCAGTCGAGCCAAGATGGCTGAAGGAATGGCTTTGGCCTTAGAAAAAAAGGACCAG GAGTGGACGGAAAAACTGGGTCAAGTTGAAAAG gaaaaaaaaatgcttgaaacaCAGTTACAAGAAATGAGGGAGCAGAGTTTGAACCTCTTTCAAAAAAGAGATGAAATTGATGAACTGGAGGGCTTTCAACAGCAGGAAATTGCCAAAGTTAAACACATG cttttgaaaaaggaagaatctCTGAGCAAAACTGAGCAGGAACTAGAGATGTGCGCTCGAGAACTAACCCACACTAAAGAGGTGCTTCAGGATGCAAGCAAGGAGTCATCGGGCCTCAGGAAAGATCTTCAAGAGTTGCAGCAGCAGTTCTTGGAGCTAGAGGCACAGAG AGATGAACTAATGACAGCTGagacaaatgcagaaaataagatCACTGCTCTGGAGTTAAGAGAACAGGAGCTACAAACTGTCATTCAGCAGCTTTCTGTAGACTTGCAAAAT GCTCGAGTTGCTGGTACTGGTTGTGAGAAGAGACTGGAAATGCTACGGGTGGAGCATGAATCTCTGAAGGTGGAATACGAACAACACAAGCAAAAG ATGACTCTTGAATTTGCTGAGAGGAATAAACTTGCTGaacagctgcaggaaaaagtgtcttccttagaaaaaaagctagaaagaaatctttcaggGGATGAACATGTGCAGGAACTACTCAAAGAG AAAACTACTCTTGAGCAGAAACTGGATGAAACTAGGCAGCAGGTACTAACAGACAGAACGCATCACACTGAGACTGTGAACCGATTGGAAACACAG AATAAAGAACTGGAACAAAAACTACAAATTGCAGCAGAAGCATTGAAAAAGAGCaaggaagcagctgctgaacaGGATCTGAAGATCCAGAAATTG CAAACTGATCTAGAGGATGAAAGAAGTAAACTACAGCAACAGATTTTGAATGAGAAACATCAGTACGATCAGAAAGTTACTGGGCTGGAGTCTCAAATTGCTGCTCTTGAAACAGCTTGGGAATTTGATAAAACAGCTGCTCAGCAAAAGATT acccagctggaaaaagaaaataaaagtcttaacaaaagcagagaagagtaTGAGAGCTCTTTAACAAAGCAAGAGTCTGAATTGAACAGGCTAAAG aacgAATTGAGCAGCAGAGAGACTGTCAGCATTGAAATTGCTAAAGCATTGGAAGAAACACGAAAACAGAGAGAGGAATTACAACAGCAG GTTTCACATATGGCTTccttaataaaggaaaaagaccAGCTGATTGAGGAAAAAGGTGATATGcttctgaaacagaaggaagaactAAACCAACTCAGTCAAG ATCGTGAAGCTGTCTTGCTGCAAATGCATCAGTTGCAATCTGACATAGAAGCCAGTAATAGCCAAGCagtggagaaagaagaaacagcaagaaaggaaaTTGATGAACTGAAGTTGCAGATACAGGAGTGCCTGCTAGCCAGAGaacatgagaaaaat GCTTTAGAACTGGAGGAATCGATGAGCACATCCAACAACAAGCATTTCCATTCTCCAGAAAATCGTGTGGTGGAACAGAATGGAGAGGTAGCAGCTGCAGACATCATTCAACTTCAGAAAGATAACAGAGAGCTGGAACAGCAAATTGCTGAGAAGAACAAG ATGATAAAGCAGCTACAGCAAAGAATGACAGAACTCAAGAAAACCCTCCAGAAAGAGTTG aaaataaggCCTGATGGTGAGGTACTCGAAGTACgtgaaaaagcaaattctgaaGTGCCTAATGCTTCTGTGACTGTCACGAACAACTCTGATTTAAATGATTCAAGGGAGATAAACTTTGAATACCTTAAACATGTTGTCCTAAAGTTCATGTCCTGCCGGGAATCTGAG gCATTTCATCTAATTAAAGCTGTGTCTGTGTTACTGAATTTTtcacaagaggaagaaaacatgctTAAAGAAACTTTGGAGTACAAG ATGTCATGGTTCGGGTCAAAGCCATCTCCTAAAGGCAGTATCCGGCCGTCTATCTCGAGCCCAAGGACACTGTGGCCTTAA
- the PPP6C gene encoding serine/threonine-protein phosphatase 6 catalytic subunit: MAPLDLDKYVEIARLCKYLPENDLKRLCDYVCDLLLEESNVQPVSTPVTVCGDIHGQFYDLCELFRTGGQVPDTNYIFMGDFVDRGYYSLETFTYLLALKAKWPDRITLLRGNHESRQITQVYGFYDECQTKYGNANAWRYCTKVFDMLTIAALIDEQILCVHGGLSPDIKTLDQIRTIERNQEIPHKGAFCDLVWSDPEDVDTWAISPRGAGWLFGAKVTNEFVHINNLKLICRAHQLVHEGYKFMFDEKLVTVWSAPNYCYRCGNIASIMVFKDVNTREPKLFRAVPDSERVIPPRTTTPYFL; encoded by the exons ATGGCGCCGCTGGACCTAGACAAGTACGTGGAGATCGCGCGGCTCTGCAAGTACCTGCCCGAGAACGACCTCAAg CGCCTCTGCGATTATGTGTGCgacctgctgctggaggagtcCAACGTCCAGCCCGTCTCCACGCCCGTCACCGTCTGCGGGGACATCCACGGGCAG TTCTACGACCTGTGCGAGCTGTTCCGGACCGGCGGCCAGGTCCCGGACACCAACTACATCTTCATG GGTGACTTTGTAGATAGAGGTTATTATAGTCTTGAGACTTTCACTTACCTTCTTGCACTAAAAGCTAAGTGGCCTGATCGTATCACACTGTTACGAGGCAATCATGAAAGCAGGCAGATAACACAAGTATATGGATTTTATG ATGAGTGCCAAACCAAATACGGAAATGCTAATGCTTGGAGATACTGTACCAAAGTCTTTGACATGCTCACAATAGCAGCT ttaATAGATGAGCAGATTCTCTGTGTGCATGGTGGCCTCTCTCCAGACATCAAGACACTCGATCAGATTCGAACCATTGAACGTAATCAAGAAATTCCTCACAAAGGCGCCTTCTGTGACCTAGTTTGGTCTGATCCAGAAGACGTCGACACGTGGGCAATCAGTCCGCGAGGAGCAGGGTGGCTCTTTGGTGCGAAGGTGACGAACGAG tttgttCACATCAACAACTTAAAACTCATCTGCAGAGCGCATCAGCTAGTTCATGAAGGCTATAAATTCATGTTTGATGAGAAATTGGTAACGGTATGGTCTGCTCCAAATTACTGCTACCGCTGTGGAAATATTGCGTCAATCATGGTCTTTAAAGATGTAAATACAAGAGAACCAAAGTTATTCCGCGCAGTTCCAGATTCAGAACGTGTAATTCCTCCTAGAACAACCACACCGTATTTCCTCTGA